The Penaeus chinensis breed Huanghai No. 1 chromosome 21, ASM1920278v2, whole genome shotgun sequence genome has a window encoding:
- the LOC125036585 gene encoding cell division cycle 7-related protein kinase-like isoform X1 — MDVRGVVSPGGSTSRADEEQDNIALLRDAVPQLESLFVISQCIGHGTFSSVYLARTKHTTTINGRHHFAIKHIIPTSHPSRVYMELKCLKLIGGLDNVMGVTMCFREMNHVVLVMPYFPHDSFADYVGCLTIAELQDYLRNLLIALRRVHSFGIIHRDVKPANFLYNRKQQRYSLVDFGLAQEVSQIKTSAMHGNLARLNRARIEAANQMLTPPTVETPHHPANKTVKRKLVVSPGEPTEAEKSVKRARQGSPPSTSVSSILSTTTNRVNTALRRSPRKQCSIAPSPKKENFELMGTPRKVTIQSSNVQQDSPSKHTRNAEANRRLESPDFNGFEGSGQSHQLLRQEGGRVLRRSPRKPAPVNNTSTQLEGLAKHLQEVTSRQANKTPVAKAEIRDISSTSNESSLASKSFTQRHRQMSSVTALSARVPRIAKAFQQKQGPSTAFRDVRVLQEVQTRKGAMLQPVSCKCYGHPRVCSVCVTRTNQVAPRAGTPGFRAPEVLLRHPDQGTAVDMWSVGVILLCLLSGRYPFFRAVDDLSTLAEIATLLGTQVMKKTAAHLGKLFTCSETRNPLDLMKVCEILRSNSRRSNINTDKETLPQPCPSCYQQDMCVCLIPPTKATTSQNASGQSSKKRSQAQERHQPLKTPGAHRKGSTLVGVSSTSRTEPEVVAISKKAQEQIQVQPQGPTTTTPKEEEQTRAPASDSSCIVVTPSSSCKKMQPEPELPRDSLEVIEVKIKEDRHCNAVAAAYPPLVYHLLIRLLDPNPDTRITAQEALDHPFLKCPLG, encoded by the exons ATGGATGTTAGGGGTGTTGTTAGCCCTGGTGGGTCGACATCCAGAGCAG ATGAGGAGCAAGACAATATAGCACTCCTTCGGGATGCTGTGCCTCAGCTAGAGTCTCTGTTTGTTATCAGTCAGTGTATTGGACATGGCACGTTCAGCTCTGTGTACTTGGCTCGCAccaaacacaccaccaccatcaatggCCGGCATCACTTTGCTATCAAACACATTATACCTACGTCTCACCCATCAAGGGTCTACATGGAACTGAAATGTCTCAAGCTGATTGG TGGCTTAGACAACGTAATGGGGGTGACGATGTGCTTCCGGGAAATGAACCATGTTGTTCTTGTGATGCCTTACTTCCCACACGATTCCTTTGCT gaCTATGTTGGCTGTTTGACCATAGCAGAGCTACAGGATTACCTAAGAAACCTTCTGATTGCTCTGAGAAGGGTGCACAGTTTTGGCATCATACATCGAGATGTCAAACCGGCCAACTTTCTCTACAACCGAAAACAACAGAG GTACTCCTTGGTGGACTTTGGCTTAGCACAGGAAGTCAGCCAAATAAAGACATCAGCCATGCATGGCAACTTGGCGCGACTAAATCGTGCAAGAATAGAGGCTGCGAACCAGATGCTCACCCCACCCACAGTTGAGACGCCACACCATCCTGCCAACAAGACAGTGAAGAGGAAACTGGTTGTCAGTCCTGGA GAACCAACAGAGGCTGAGAAAAGCGTTAAACGAGCAAGGCAGGGATCACCTCCATCAACATCTGTGTCTAGCATCCTCTCTACTACAACAAACAGAGTTAATACA GCATTACGTCGTTCACCAAGAAAGCAGTGTTCCATTGCACCATCACCAAAGAAGGAAAATTTTGAGTTAATGGGGACACCAAGGAAGGTTACGATTCAGAGTTCAAATGTACAACAG gACTCCCCAAGCAAACATACCAGAAATGCAGAAGCTAATCGTAGGTTAGAGTCACCAGACTTTAATG gCTTTGAGGGTTCTGGCCAGTCTCATCAACTCCTGCGACAAGAGGGTGGAAGAGTTTTAAGACGCTCTCCTCGGAAACCGGCACCTGTGAACAACACAAGCACTCAGCTTGAGGGCTTAGCTAAACATTTGCAGGAGGTTACATCTAGACAAG cAAATAAAACCCCAGTGGCAAAAGCTGAAATCAGAGACATATCAAGCACGAGCAATGAATCATCATTAGCAAGTAAAAGTTTCACTCAGCGACACCGTCAGATGTCCAGTGTTACAGCTCTTAGTGCCAGAGTCCCTCGCATTGCCAAAGCTTTTCAGCAAAAGCAAGGACCTTCTACTGCCTTCAGGGATGTGAGGGTGCTACaagag GTACAAACCCGAAAAGGAGCTATGTTGCAGCCAGTGAGTTGTAAGTGTTATGGTCATCCCCGagtctgtagtgtgtgtgttacaaGAACAAATCAGGTGGCCCCAAGAGCTGGCACACCTGGATTTAGGGCTCCTGAAGTGCTCCTGCGTCACCCTGATCAAGGAACTG CTGTTGATATGTGGTCAGTTGGTGTTATCCTGTTGTGCCTTCTAAGTGGACGTTACCCATTCTTCCGTGCTGTTGATGACCTCTCCACCTTAGCTGAAATAGCTACATTACTTGGAACGCAAGTGATGAAGAAGACAGCAGCACATTTGG GAAAACTGTTTACTTGCTCAGAAACCAGAAATCCACTTGATTTGATGAAAGTTTGTGAGATTCTTCGTAGCAACTCTAGGAGAAGCAACAtcaacacagacaaagagacctTGCCACAGCCATGTCCAAGCTGCTACCAGcaagacatgtgtgtatgtctcatCCCCCCCACCAAGGCCACTACCTCACAGAATGCATCTGGGCAATCCAGCAAGAAGAGATCACAGGCCCAGGAACGACATCAGCCTCTCAAGACACCTGGGGCACATCGGAAGGGAAGTACATTGGTTGGTGTCTCGTCAACTTCAAGGACAGAACCTGAGGTTGTAGCCATTAGTAAAAAAGCACAGGAGCAGATACAGGTACAGCCCCAAGGACCAACAACTACCACaccaaaggaggaggagcagaccaGAGCACCAGCCTCAGACAGTAGCTGTATCGTTgtcaccccatcttcctcttgcAAGAAGATGCAGCCTGAGCCAGAGCTGCCAAGAGACTCCCTGGAGGTGATTGAGGTTAAGATTAAAGAAGATAGACACTGCAATGCTGTTGCCGCAGCATACCCACCACTTGTTTACCACCTGTTGATTAGGCTCCTAGATCCCAATCCAGATACTCGCATTACTGCTCAAGAAGCCTTAGATCATCCCTTTTTAAAATGTCCTTTAGGTTAG
- the LOC125036585 gene encoding cell division cycle 7-related protein kinase-like isoform X3, translated as MDVRGVVSPGGSTSRADEEQDNIALLRDAVPQLESLFVISQCIGHGTFSSVYLARTKHTTTINGRHHFAIKHIIPTSHPSRVYMELKCLKLIGGLDNVMGVTMCFREMNHVVLVMPYFPHDSFADYVGCLTIAELQDYLRNLLIALRRVHSFGIIHRDVKPANFLYNRKQQRYSLVDFGLAQEVSQIKTSAMHGNLARLNRARIEAANQMLTPPTVETPHHPANKTVKRKLVVSPGEPTEAEKSVKRARQGSPPSTSVSSILSTTTNRVNTALRRSPRKQCSIAPSPKKENFELMGTPRKVTIQSSNVQQDSPSKHTRNAEANRRLESPDFNANKTPVAKAEIRDISSTSNESSLASKSFTQRHRQMSSVTALSARVPRIAKAFQQKQGPSTAFRDVRVLQEVQTRKGAMLQPVSCKCYGHPRVCSVCVTRTNQVAPRAGTPGFRAPEVLLRHPDQGTAVDMWSVGVILLCLLSGRYPFFRAVDDLSTLAEIATLLGTQVMKKTAAHLGKLFTCSETRNPLDLMKVCEILRSNSRRSNINTDKETLPQPCPSCYQQDMCVCLIPPTKATTSQNASGQSSKKRSQAQERHQPLKTPGAHRKGSTLVGVSSTSRTEPEVVAISKKAQEQIQVQPQGPTTTTPKEEEQTRAPASDSSCIVVTPSSSCKKMQPEPELPRDSLEVIEVKIKEDRHCNAVAAAYPPLVYHLLIRLLDPNPDTRITAQEALDHPFLKCPLG; from the exons ATGGATGTTAGGGGTGTTGTTAGCCCTGGTGGGTCGACATCCAGAGCAG ATGAGGAGCAAGACAATATAGCACTCCTTCGGGATGCTGTGCCTCAGCTAGAGTCTCTGTTTGTTATCAGTCAGTGTATTGGACATGGCACGTTCAGCTCTGTGTACTTGGCTCGCAccaaacacaccaccaccatcaatggCCGGCATCACTTTGCTATCAAACACATTATACCTACGTCTCACCCATCAAGGGTCTACATGGAACTGAAATGTCTCAAGCTGATTGG TGGCTTAGACAACGTAATGGGGGTGACGATGTGCTTCCGGGAAATGAACCATGTTGTTCTTGTGATGCCTTACTTCCCACACGATTCCTTTGCT gaCTATGTTGGCTGTTTGACCATAGCAGAGCTACAGGATTACCTAAGAAACCTTCTGATTGCTCTGAGAAGGGTGCACAGTTTTGGCATCATACATCGAGATGTCAAACCGGCCAACTTTCTCTACAACCGAAAACAACAGAG GTACTCCTTGGTGGACTTTGGCTTAGCACAGGAAGTCAGCCAAATAAAGACATCAGCCATGCATGGCAACTTGGCGCGACTAAATCGTGCAAGAATAGAGGCTGCGAACCAGATGCTCACCCCACCCACAGTTGAGACGCCACACCATCCTGCCAACAAGACAGTGAAGAGGAAACTGGTTGTCAGTCCTGGA GAACCAACAGAGGCTGAGAAAAGCGTTAAACGAGCAAGGCAGGGATCACCTCCATCAACATCTGTGTCTAGCATCCTCTCTACTACAACAAACAGAGTTAATACA GCATTACGTCGTTCACCAAGAAAGCAGTGTTCCATTGCACCATCACCAAAGAAGGAAAATTTTGAGTTAATGGGGACACCAAGGAAGGTTACGATTCAGAGTTCAAATGTACAACAG gACTCCCCAAGCAAACATACCAGAAATGCAGAAGCTAATCGTAGGTTAGAGTCACCAGACTTTAATG cAAATAAAACCCCAGTGGCAAAAGCTGAAATCAGAGACATATCAAGCACGAGCAATGAATCATCATTAGCAAGTAAAAGTTTCACTCAGCGACACCGTCAGATGTCCAGTGTTACAGCTCTTAGTGCCAGAGTCCCTCGCATTGCCAAAGCTTTTCAGCAAAAGCAAGGACCTTCTACTGCCTTCAGGGATGTGAGGGTGCTACaagag GTACAAACCCGAAAAGGAGCTATGTTGCAGCCAGTGAGTTGTAAGTGTTATGGTCATCCCCGagtctgtagtgtgtgtgttacaaGAACAAATCAGGTGGCCCCAAGAGCTGGCACACCTGGATTTAGGGCTCCTGAAGTGCTCCTGCGTCACCCTGATCAAGGAACTG CTGTTGATATGTGGTCAGTTGGTGTTATCCTGTTGTGCCTTCTAAGTGGACGTTACCCATTCTTCCGTGCTGTTGATGACCTCTCCACCTTAGCTGAAATAGCTACATTACTTGGAACGCAAGTGATGAAGAAGACAGCAGCACATTTGG GAAAACTGTTTACTTGCTCAGAAACCAGAAATCCACTTGATTTGATGAAAGTTTGTGAGATTCTTCGTAGCAACTCTAGGAGAAGCAACAtcaacacagacaaagagacctTGCCACAGCCATGTCCAAGCTGCTACCAGcaagacatgtgtgtatgtctcatCCCCCCCACCAAGGCCACTACCTCACAGAATGCATCTGGGCAATCCAGCAAGAAGAGATCACAGGCCCAGGAACGACATCAGCCTCTCAAGACACCTGGGGCACATCGGAAGGGAAGTACATTGGTTGGTGTCTCGTCAACTTCAAGGACAGAACCTGAGGTTGTAGCCATTAGTAAAAAAGCACAGGAGCAGATACAGGTACAGCCCCAAGGACCAACAACTACCACaccaaaggaggaggagcagaccaGAGCACCAGCCTCAGACAGTAGCTGTATCGTTgtcaccccatcttcctcttgcAAGAAGATGCAGCCTGAGCCAGAGCTGCCAAGAGACTCCCTGGAGGTGATTGAGGTTAAGATTAAAGAAGATAGACACTGCAATGCTGTTGCCGCAGCATACCCACCACTTGTTTACCACCTGTTGATTAGGCTCCTAGATCCCAATCCAGATACTCGCATTACTGCTCAAGAAGCCTTAGATCATCCCTTTTTAAAATGTCCTTTAGGTTAG
- the LOC125036585 gene encoding cell division cycle 7-related protein kinase-like isoform X2 → MDVRGVVSPGGSTSRADEEQDNIALLRDAVPQLESLFVISQCIGHGTFSSVYLARTKHTTTINGRHHFAIKHIIPTSHPSRVYMELKCLKLIGGLDNVMGVTMCFREMNHVVLVMPYFPHDSFADYVGCLTIAELQDYLRNLLIALRRVHSFGIIHRDVKPANFLYNRKQQRYSLVDFGLAQEVSQIKTSAMHGNLARLNRARIEAANQMLTPPTVETPHHPANKTVKRKLVVSPGEPTEAEKSVKRARQGSPPSTSVSSILSTTTNRALRRSPRKQCSIAPSPKKENFELMGTPRKVTIQSSNVQQDSPSKHTRNAEANRRLESPDFNGFEGSGQSHQLLRQEGGRVLRRSPRKPAPVNNTSTQLEGLAKHLQEVTSRQANKTPVAKAEIRDISSTSNESSLASKSFTQRHRQMSSVTALSARVPRIAKAFQQKQGPSTAFRDVRVLQEVQTRKGAMLQPVSCKCYGHPRVCSVCVTRTNQVAPRAGTPGFRAPEVLLRHPDQGTAVDMWSVGVILLCLLSGRYPFFRAVDDLSTLAEIATLLGTQVMKKTAAHLGKLFTCSETRNPLDLMKVCEILRSNSRRSNINTDKETLPQPCPSCYQQDMCVCLIPPTKATTSQNASGQSSKKRSQAQERHQPLKTPGAHRKGSTLVGVSSTSRTEPEVVAISKKAQEQIQVQPQGPTTTTPKEEEQTRAPASDSSCIVVTPSSSCKKMQPEPELPRDSLEVIEVKIKEDRHCNAVAAAYPPLVYHLLIRLLDPNPDTRITAQEALDHPFLKCPLG, encoded by the exons ATGGATGTTAGGGGTGTTGTTAGCCCTGGTGGGTCGACATCCAGAGCAG ATGAGGAGCAAGACAATATAGCACTCCTTCGGGATGCTGTGCCTCAGCTAGAGTCTCTGTTTGTTATCAGTCAGTGTATTGGACATGGCACGTTCAGCTCTGTGTACTTGGCTCGCAccaaacacaccaccaccatcaatggCCGGCATCACTTTGCTATCAAACACATTATACCTACGTCTCACCCATCAAGGGTCTACATGGAACTGAAATGTCTCAAGCTGATTGG TGGCTTAGACAACGTAATGGGGGTGACGATGTGCTTCCGGGAAATGAACCATGTTGTTCTTGTGATGCCTTACTTCCCACACGATTCCTTTGCT gaCTATGTTGGCTGTTTGACCATAGCAGAGCTACAGGATTACCTAAGAAACCTTCTGATTGCTCTGAGAAGGGTGCACAGTTTTGGCATCATACATCGAGATGTCAAACCGGCCAACTTTCTCTACAACCGAAAACAACAGAG GTACTCCTTGGTGGACTTTGGCTTAGCACAGGAAGTCAGCCAAATAAAGACATCAGCCATGCATGGCAACTTGGCGCGACTAAATCGTGCAAGAATAGAGGCTGCGAACCAGATGCTCACCCCACCCACAGTTGAGACGCCACACCATCCTGCCAACAAGACAGTGAAGAGGAAACTGGTTGTCAGTCCTGGA GAACCAACAGAGGCTGAGAAAAGCGTTAAACGAGCAAGGCAGGGATCACCTCCATCAACATCTGTGTCTAGCATCCTCTCTACTACAACAAACAGA GCATTACGTCGTTCACCAAGAAAGCAGTGTTCCATTGCACCATCACCAAAGAAGGAAAATTTTGAGTTAATGGGGACACCAAGGAAGGTTACGATTCAGAGTTCAAATGTACAACAG gACTCCCCAAGCAAACATACCAGAAATGCAGAAGCTAATCGTAGGTTAGAGTCACCAGACTTTAATG gCTTTGAGGGTTCTGGCCAGTCTCATCAACTCCTGCGACAAGAGGGTGGAAGAGTTTTAAGACGCTCTCCTCGGAAACCGGCACCTGTGAACAACACAAGCACTCAGCTTGAGGGCTTAGCTAAACATTTGCAGGAGGTTACATCTAGACAAG cAAATAAAACCCCAGTGGCAAAAGCTGAAATCAGAGACATATCAAGCACGAGCAATGAATCATCATTAGCAAGTAAAAGTTTCACTCAGCGACACCGTCAGATGTCCAGTGTTACAGCTCTTAGTGCCAGAGTCCCTCGCATTGCCAAAGCTTTTCAGCAAAAGCAAGGACCTTCTACTGCCTTCAGGGATGTGAGGGTGCTACaagag GTACAAACCCGAAAAGGAGCTATGTTGCAGCCAGTGAGTTGTAAGTGTTATGGTCATCCCCGagtctgtagtgtgtgtgttacaaGAACAAATCAGGTGGCCCCAAGAGCTGGCACACCTGGATTTAGGGCTCCTGAAGTGCTCCTGCGTCACCCTGATCAAGGAACTG CTGTTGATATGTGGTCAGTTGGTGTTATCCTGTTGTGCCTTCTAAGTGGACGTTACCCATTCTTCCGTGCTGTTGATGACCTCTCCACCTTAGCTGAAATAGCTACATTACTTGGAACGCAAGTGATGAAGAAGACAGCAGCACATTTGG GAAAACTGTTTACTTGCTCAGAAACCAGAAATCCACTTGATTTGATGAAAGTTTGTGAGATTCTTCGTAGCAACTCTAGGAGAAGCAACAtcaacacagacaaagagacctTGCCACAGCCATGTCCAAGCTGCTACCAGcaagacatgtgtgtatgtctcatCCCCCCCACCAAGGCCACTACCTCACAGAATGCATCTGGGCAATCCAGCAAGAAGAGATCACAGGCCCAGGAACGACATCAGCCTCTCAAGACACCTGGGGCACATCGGAAGGGAAGTACATTGGTTGGTGTCTCGTCAACTTCAAGGACAGAACCTGAGGTTGTAGCCATTAGTAAAAAAGCACAGGAGCAGATACAGGTACAGCCCCAAGGACCAACAACTACCACaccaaaggaggaggagcagaccaGAGCACCAGCCTCAGACAGTAGCTGTATCGTTgtcaccccatcttcctcttgcAAGAAGATGCAGCCTGAGCCAGAGCTGCCAAGAGACTCCCTGGAGGTGATTGAGGTTAAGATTAAAGAAGATAGACACTGCAATGCTGTTGCCGCAGCATACCCACCACTTGTTTACCACCTGTTGATTAGGCTCCTAGATCCCAATCCAGATACTCGCATTACTGCTCAAGAAGCCTTAGATCATCCCTTTTTAAAATGTCCTTTAGGTTAG
- the LOC125036537 gene encoding uncharacterized protein LOC125036537 isoform X1 has protein sequence MWPCVLILVWAALSEATTGPRSAFVQRLEPIDFVGTDYYLTGGNSGGSGSMLEDLRRGHEGLMVKLNDVTRALKEDELKLNNVFYKLGRHDNDLEGVSENVQKLSSSSKKIEAKLNKHAFNVDFLRRRIERLQQEKKAENTLEGQLSAAREIIDRLENRLTDALIRLGNVENTTRTLEKRSVVSHFPDLLGPPIAAAARPPTLTVYPATHTGGNVAGECGGDWERIGLGCYWFGVEELTFPEAVASCVRRGGHLLTLNPPGSQHDLLMARLADGTTYWTSATDAFNKDDWAFLMTAQPVLPSHWGTDQENSLSNHQRCAGVASIGLLKQRCTHRQPYICHMF, from the exons ATGTGGCCGTGTGTATTGATACTGGTGTGGGCGGCCCTGAGCGAGGCGACGACGGGACCTCGATCTGCTTTTGTTCAGCGCCTCGAACCCATCGACTTTGTGGGCACTGATTACTATTTGACGGGCGG GAACAGCGGTGGAAGCGGTTCCATGTTGGAGGACTTGCGCCGAGGACACGAAGGCCTTATGGTCAAGCTCAACGATGTGACGAGAGCTCTCAAG GAGGACGAACTGAAGCTGAACAACGTATTTTACAAGCTGGGCCGCCACGACAACGATTTAGAAGGCGTCAGTGAAAATGTGCAGAAACTCTCTTCATCTTCTAAGAAAATTGAGGCGAAACTTAACAAACACGCCTTCAAC GTGGACTTCCTACGGCGGCGCATCGAGCGACTGCAGCAGGAAAAGAAGGCGGAAAACACTCTGGAAGGACAGTTATCGGCTGCCAGGGAAATCATAGACCGCTTGGAAAACCGCCTCACCGACGCCCTCATCCGCCTCGGAAATGTGGAGAATACGACCCGCACTTTGGAGAAACGGTCGGTGGTTTCTCACTTCCCGGATCTGCTTGGCCCGCCCATCGCTGCCGCTGCCCGCCCGCCCACCTTAACGGTGTACCCGGCGACACACACAG GTGGAAATGTGGCAGGTGAGTGCGGCGGCGACTGGGAGAGGATCGGCCTCGGGTGCTACTGGTTCGGTGTCGAGGAGCTCACCTTCCCGGAGGCCGTGGCGTCGTGCGTGCGTCGCGGAGGCCACCTGCTGACGCTCAACCCGCCCGGCTCCCAGCACGACCTGCTCATGGCCCGCCTCGCCGACG GTACTACTTACTGGACCAGCGCCACAGATGCCTTCAACAAAGATGACTGGGCCTTCCTCATGACAGCCCAACCTGTGTTGCCCTCTCACTGGGGGACCGACCAAGAGAACAGCCTGAGCAACCACCAACGCTGTGCAGGCGTGGCTAGCATAGGCCTCCTCAAGCAGCGCTGCACTCACCGTCAGCCGTATATCTGCCATATGTTTTAA
- the LOC125036537 gene encoding uncharacterized protein LOC125036537 isoform X2, producing the protein MWPCVLILVWAALSEATTGPRSAFVQRLEPIDFVGTDYYLTGGNSGGSGSMLEDLRRGHEGLMVKLNDVTRALKEDELKLNNVFYKLGRHDNDLEGVSENVQKLSSSSKKIEAKLNKHAFNVDFLRRRIERLQQEKKAENTLEGQLSAAREIIDRLENRLTDALIRLGNVENTTRTLEKRSVVSHFPDLLGPPIAAAARPPTLTVYPATHTGECGGDWERIGLGCYWFGVEELTFPEAVASCVRRGGHLLTLNPPGSQHDLLMARLADGTTYWTSATDAFNKDDWAFLMTAQPVLPSHWGTDQENSLSNHQRCAGVASIGLLKQRCTHRQPYICHMF; encoded by the exons ATGTGGCCGTGTGTATTGATACTGGTGTGGGCGGCCCTGAGCGAGGCGACGACGGGACCTCGATCTGCTTTTGTTCAGCGCCTCGAACCCATCGACTTTGTGGGCACTGATTACTATTTGACGGGCGG GAACAGCGGTGGAAGCGGTTCCATGTTGGAGGACTTGCGCCGAGGACACGAAGGCCTTATGGTCAAGCTCAACGATGTGACGAGAGCTCTCAAG GAGGACGAACTGAAGCTGAACAACGTATTTTACAAGCTGGGCCGCCACGACAACGATTTAGAAGGCGTCAGTGAAAATGTGCAGAAACTCTCTTCATCTTCTAAGAAAATTGAGGCGAAACTTAACAAACACGCCTTCAAC GTGGACTTCCTACGGCGGCGCATCGAGCGACTGCAGCAGGAAAAGAAGGCGGAAAACACTCTGGAAGGACAGTTATCGGCTGCCAGGGAAATCATAGACCGCTTGGAAAACCGCCTCACCGACGCCCTCATCCGCCTCGGAAATGTGGAGAATACGACCCGCACTTTGGAGAAACGGTCGGTGGTTTCTCACTTCCCGGATCTGCTTGGCCCGCCCATCGCTGCCGCTGCCCGCCCGCCCACCTTAACGGTGTACCCGGCGACACACACAG GTGAGTGCGGCGGCGACTGGGAGAGGATCGGCCTCGGGTGCTACTGGTTCGGTGTCGAGGAGCTCACCTTCCCGGAGGCCGTGGCGTCGTGCGTGCGTCGCGGAGGCCACCTGCTGACGCTCAACCCGCCCGGCTCCCAGCACGACCTGCTCATGGCCCGCCTCGCCGACG GTACTACTTACTGGACCAGCGCCACAGATGCCTTCAACAAAGATGACTGGGCCTTCCTCATGACAGCCCAACCTGTGTTGCCCTCTCACTGGGGGACCGACCAAGAGAACAGCCTGAGCAACCACCAACGCTGTGCAGGCGTGGCTAGCATAGGCCTCCTCAAGCAGCGCTGCACTCACCGTCAGCCGTATATCTGCCATATGTTTTAA